From the genome of Eucalyptus grandis isolate ANBG69807.140 chromosome 2, ASM1654582v1, whole genome shotgun sequence, one region includes:
- the LOC104434675 gene encoding probable glucan endo-1,3-beta-glucosidase BG4 produces the protein MEARLDVGVCYGMLGDNLPSPAAVVQLYQRYKIGKLRLFDPNPDALAALRGSGIEVTLGTKDQDLQSIASSVDAAKTWFDTYVQPFIGSVNITYLAAGNEVVPGDLGKYVLPAMQNLQRVINDYGHSGIRVTAVAHGSSLGNSYPPSSSTISDKARDDMVGILKFLSSSGSPLLINIYPYYAYISDPATVRLDYAQFTATGTVVQDGSLGYSNLLDAMADSFYWAIEKEGVTNVNLVISESGWPSAGNGDFTTLELARTYNQNLVKRFLANTGTPKHPDRSLGGYIFGMFNENQKPAGIEQNFGLFNPDGTPVYDIVFN, from the coding sequence ATGGAGGCGCGGCTCGATGTCGGCGTGTGCTATGGAATGCTAGGGGACAACCTCCCTTCTCCAGCAGCTGTGGTCCAACTCTACCAGCGCTACAAGATCGGCAAGTTGCGGCTCTTCGATCCGAACCCTGACGCACTTGCTGCGCTAAGAGGTAGCGGGATAGAGGTCACGTTGGGCACCAAAGATCAGGATTTACAAAGCATAGCATCAAGCGTTGATGCGGCTAAGACATGGTTCGACACCTACGTGCAACCGTTCATCGGTAGTGTCAATATTACGTATCTTGCGGCTGGTAACGAAGTGGTCCCTGGAGATCTTGGTAAGTATGTACTACCTGCGATGCAGAATCTACAAAGGGTTATTAATGACTATGGACACAGTGGGATACGCGTAACCGCCGTGGCCCATGGTTCTTCCTTAGGGAATTCTTATCCGCCGTCGAGCTCCACAATCTCCGATAAGGCTCGTGACGACATGGTCgggattttaaaatttttgtcgAGCAGTGGCTCGCCGTTGCTGATTAATATTTATCCATACTACGCATACATCTCCGATCCGGCAACAGTGAGATTGGATTACGCTCAATTCACTGCGACGGGCACAGTGGTTCAGGATGGCTCCTTGGGTTACTCAAACTTGCTCGATGCGATGGCCGACAGCTTTTATTGGGCGATTGAGAAGGAAGGCGTGACCAATGTGAATTTGGTAATTTCAGAGAGCGGCTGGCCTTCGGCTGGAAATGGGGACTTCACCACTCTTGAGCTTGCACGAACTTATAATCAGAACCTTGTGAAGAGGTTTCTGGCCAATACCGGGACGCCTAAGCATCCGGACCGTAGCTTGGGAGGCTACATCTTCGGCATGTTCAATGAGAATCAGAAACCTGCCGGCATCGAGCAAAATTTCGGACTATTTAATCCCGACGGAACACCGGTTTACGATATAGTGTTTAATTAA